The proteins below are encoded in one region of Apium graveolens cultivar Ventura chromosome 4, ASM990537v1, whole genome shotgun sequence:
- the LOC141719982 gene encoding uncharacterized protein LOC141719982, protein METRKQTFETFQQNTNETLEKLTTMFQQLVTDVQAIKEKNVASPSGSGQGTIIGRETKPYLKLYFPRFSGDDPTGWIYQAEQYFAFQNVAEGDRVSLASFHLDGIALQWHQWFAKTRGPMSWAEFTKALLLRFGPTEYDDPSESLHRLKQSTTVATYIEFFERLSHRIENLPESFLLGCFVGGLKEEIRLEVKLKKPRTIVDAMGLARLVEEKMGLHRRVPPFTRVPSFQPPSSTPPSSTPTTAGLLGPAPSQRLALPAPNPVRRLSGAEAKERREKGLCYYCDERYMPGHKCSKPQFFMISDVEAVEDSTNQGEAVTDVPSDQDHAEISFHAISGSFLPQTLRLPGKLNNKNVVLLIDGGSTHNFIEQSVVERFGLLVDTTAKLEVVVANREKLSCVGRVTGLTILIQGYKITTDFFVLPIAACPLVLGVQWLKTLGPVEIDFQNFTMGFRQGGTTHKLQGLQGTELTAFKPSELMGMQGFALLLQISPMAAETPHDSIPCPEVQHVLTEFEQVFREPEGLPLQRFHDHHIPLMPGSKPVSSRPYRQPYLQKTEIEKQVAELLQKGLIRPSHSPFSSPVLLVKKSDGTWRFCVDYKSLNDITVKDKYPIPMIDELLDELHGATIFSKLDLRSGYHQIRVSEPDISKTAFRTYDGHYEFIVMPFGLTNAPATFQCLMNDIFWPHLRKFILVFFDDILIYSKSLTEHLDHLRTVLSLLCANHLSAKLSKCYFGVTQVNYFGYVISSGGVAVETTKVQAVRSWPTPTNAKGV, encoded by the coding sequence ATGGAGACACGCAAACAAACTTTCGAAACTTTCCAGCAAAATACTAATGAAACGCTTGAAAAATTGACTACTATGTTCCAACAATTGGTGACTGACGTCCAGGCTATTAAGGAGAAGAATGTCGCTTCACCCTCAGGATCCGGCCAAGGTACCATTATTGGGAGGGAAACTAAGCCGTACCTGAAACTCTATTTTCCCAGATTTAGTGGTGATGATCCTACGGGGTGGATTTACCAGGCTGAACAGTATTTCGCGTTCCAGAATGTAGCAGAGGGTGACCGCGTCAGCTTGGCTTCGTTCCATCTTGACGGTATAGCCTTACAGTGGCACCAATGGTTTGCGAAGACACGCGGACCGATGTCATGGGCAGAGTTTACCAAAGCATTGTTGCTTCGATTTGGGCCAACTGAGTATGATGACCCTTCGGAGTCCTTACACAGGCTCAAACAAAGTACTACAGTTGCGACTTATATTGAGTTTTTCGAACGGCTGTCGCATCGCATTGAGAACCTACCAGAGTCGTTCTTACTGGGTTGTTTTGTGGGGGGCCTGAAAGAAGAAATTCGTTTGGAAGTAAAGCTCAAGAAACCACGTACTATTGTGGATGCAATGGGATTGGCTCGGCTGGTTGAGGAGAAGATGGGGTTGCACCGTCGGGTTCCTCCTTTCACTCGAGTCCCTAGTTTCCAACCTCCATCTTCAACACCTCCATCTTCAACACCGACTACCGCGGGACTTTTAGGCCCAGCGCCATCTCAACGTTTGGCTTTACCGGCTCCTAACCCAGTCCGCCGTTTATCAGGAGCTGAGGCCAAAGAGCGTCGGGAAAAGGGGTTGTGTTATTATTGCGATGAACGATATATGCCAGGTCATAAATGCAGCAAACCCCAGTTCTTCATGATCAGCGACGTGGAGGCTGTGGAAGACAGTACCAACCAAGGAGAAGCTGTTACGGACGTTCCTTCTGACCAGGACCATGCTGAGATATCTTTTCATGCCATTTCAGGTTCTTTTCTGCCTCAAACTTTACGATTGCCTGGCAAGCTTAATAACAAAAATGTGGTGCTTTTAATCGATGGGGGGAGTACCCACAATTTTATCGAGCAGTCAGTGGTGGAGCGTTTTGGGCTACTGGTGGACACGACGGCCAAGTTAGAGGTGGTTGTTGCTAACCGAGAAAAGTTGTCTTGCGTGGGACGAGTTACGGGTCTTACAATTCTCATTCAGGGTTACAAGATCACCACAGATTTCTTTGTTCTACCTATTGCAGCTTGTCCCCTTGTCTTGGGAGTTCAGTGGTTGAAGACGTTGGGCCCTGTCGAGATCGATTTCCAGAATTTTACAATGGGGTTCCGTCAAGGTGGTACAACACACAAGTTGCAAGGGTTGCAAGGTACGGAGCTGACTGCCTTCAAACCCAGCGAATTGATGGGAATGCAAGGGTTTGCCTTACTTCTTCAGATTTCTCCAATGGCAGCAGAAACTCCTCATGACTCTATCCCTTGTCCAGAGGTCCAGCATGTATTAACCGAATTTGAGCAGGTCTTCCGCGAGCCAGAAGGGTTGCCTCTTCAGCGTTTCCATGATCACCATATTCCTCTCATGCCTGGGTCCAAACCCGTGAGCTCCAGACCATACCGACAACCTTACTTACAAAAGACTGAAATTGAGAAACAGGTCGCGGAATTGCTACAGAAGGGATTGATCCGCCCCAGCCACAGTCCATTTTCGTCACCGGTCTTGTTAGTAAAAAAATCTGATGGCACGTGGCGCTTCTGTGTAGACTACAAGTCCTTAAACGATATAACTGTCAAGGATAAATACCCCATTCCTATGATCGATGAACTCCTCGACGAATTACATGGTGCCACTATTTTCTCCAAGCTCGACCTCCGTTCCGGCTATCACCAAATTCGGGTTAGTGAGCCAGACATTTCCAAGACGGCCTTTCGTACGTATGATGGTCACTATGAGTTCATTGTTATGCCTTTCGGCCTAACTAATGCCCCGGCTACTTTTCAATGTTTGATGAATGACATCTTCTGGCCACATCTACGTAAGTTTATTTTGGTCTTCTTTGATGATATTCTTATTTATTCAAAATCTTTGACAGAGCACCTTGATCATCTACGTACGGTTCTGAGTTTATTATGTGCTAATCATCTCTCTGCCAAGCTTTCAAAATGTTATTTTGGAGTGACCCAAGTTAACTATTTTGGTTACGTTATTTCTTCGGGAGGTGTAGCTGTTGAAACTACGAAGGTGCAGGCTGTCCGTTCTTGGCCGACTCCAACGAATGCCAAAGGGGTTTGA